The nucleotide window TCAAATATGAAGGTCTAATAATTGGGTTCACTGATTTTGCGATAAACATCACCAAATAGGTATAACTAAATTCAGTTTCTAAgcttgacattttttttttatttttggaaaactCGGTGAGCACTTTGTGCGCATTGGGGAAACCCAACTATGTAATAGTTTGCAAACCACATAGGGGATGTAAATTACATTAGGCAAGCCCTATGCGACATGCTCGACTCAGAAGGCATTGAGGGGATCAATCCCGGGTCATTCATGTGGATGACCACCCTCCAAACCAATTGAGCCATTCCAAAGgactaacttttatttttttcttgtcctaattattttatccactTTTAGGACAGATGTGATGGCACAAACGACCTAAATTCATAACGAATATGTGGGAACCCGTTGGGGCTTGAGTTTTACAGAAAAACTGTTGACCTCTACACAGTTGATGCATATTATGGAATTTTGGTGGTTGGACCAACTGGAGGACTTGCTACACAACTTGTTACTAGCTTTGAGGGTACTCGTTTTGGCTTTCTCGATGCACTAAACATTGACCAAAAAACCGGAGTCATTTAATTTGTAGATGCAGGAGCNTAATATGCAAAACGAGGTGAACTAACTGAATTTAAAACTACTTGGCAGCGACAGGACAACAATAGTTGAAAGCAGAGATACATCAGGGAGATTGTTCAAGTATGATATAAGAACAAACCAAGTCACATTATTGCTAACTGGACTTTCAGGGCCAGTAGGGTTGTCACTCAGCAAGGATAGTTCATATGTCTTGATCACAGAATATATTGCTCAAAGAATTCGGAGGTTTTGGCTCAAAGGTCCAAAAGCAAATTCATCCGATGTTTTCAGAAAGTTTGAAGGAATTCCAGATAACATAAGGAGGACTGTGTTGGGGGACTTTTGGGAGGTTATTGCCAACACGAAACAAAATATCACATATTCGATAGGACAAAGGATCAATCAGTTGGGAAAGGTTGTGGAAACGCGTCATTCACAGCTCAATGTAATGATACTCCTCTTGGGATTACTTTAGTTGAAGAATATAAAGGCAAGCTTTATGTTGGATCTTTAGACCAAAACTTCATTGGTGTTTACAGAGCTTATGTTGGGTCTATAGACCGGAACTTTGCCGGAGTTTACACAGTTTGATGTTTTCCGCTTTTCAATAATAAGCTTTATGATATATAGAGCATTTAGGGTACTACCTACACCAAATAAAAATGCTGCAGATACAACTTATCATCTGTACTATGTGCACAGTGATCTTGAACTTACAAAAGTAATTtcttactaataaaattttacattttccATGTAATATCAATTCCCAGTTGGTTAATGTTtacaaaattttagtttttcttttcacCCTGAGTACTTTTGACATTTCTACTCACCTATTGGAATAGGAATCACACTTGTTGGCAGGTCTAGTTTGAATCATAATGATGAAAAAACTACAGTTTCTTGAAACCAATGAAAATATTATACACAATTGTCGGAGGCATCTGCTGGACTATTGATGAAACAACTAcagttttttttagaaaaaatttaaaatgttttggtGCCATGAATGATTTGAAATATCATAACAATTCATCTCATCTAGTTTAGTTATTGAAATGGTTCAGCAGGTAAATAGGATTAGTTACTTAACTTGGGAAAGTCTTTGTAGCTGAAGCTAGCTAATTATATGGCTAGGTGAACACTGAGGTTTGACATTGAAATTTTCTTTCAATAGCcgcccacccccaccccaccccacgtCCCCCATTGTCNATAGCcgcccacccccaccccacccaccccaccccacgtCCCCCATTGTCAACTTGAAAAGAGAGGGAAGCTAGTAGATAAGAGGCTCTTGATCGGTGGCAGATTAAGAGTTTTGATGTTGTGATTTCTTCGTTAAAATCCCGAATTTGGAAATGTACATAACCCTATCTGTACTTgtttattttacatatataggTTTTCACTCCATAACACTTTATATGTCGAATCAGCAAACTCATTGTAAGATTTGTCATTGTTGTGATTGATTGTCTCATATTGGTTGAGGAAAGGAGCTGTCTCCTTATATGATCTTGGACCAACATCGAGCTAACCCACGATCTTTTCTTTAATATGATATTAGAGAGGTAGACTTATCCCTAATTCTTGGTTTATTCAATGTTGAGCAACATCTAATCAAATCTGGCGGGGAGGGAGGGAGGGGGGAGGGTGTTTGGGTCAACTAGAGATTAAGTTAGACCCGATCTATTTTCTTTAACATGCTAGGGGCGGTGGGCAATTACTAGTATAAGTATCAACAGCATATCGTTTTACTGAGTACACCAGAAAGACGGAAACAGTCTCAATTAGAAAAACAGTATTGTTGGTCCAGATTTGGATCATGCTAAATGTTTCTCCCAGCATGGCTGGGTGTCGATTTCCTGCATTTAGCAAGCTCCAACTTCCATTACGAACCATAGGCCCTGAGGCTGCTGCTTTCGATAGAAAAGGTGGCGGACCTTACACAGGTATTGCAGATGGCAGAATAGTCAAATATCAAGGTCCAAAAGTTGGCTTCACTGATTTTGCTGTTACATCACCAAATAGGTAAAAATTTCACATTAAAGAAGAGTAAACTCCCCCTTCATCTATTTGCATACTCAAAGTTTGATATTCTTTTGTTTTCCCTATACTGTTCCTCTTCAGGACCAAGGCAAAATGTGATGGAAAAAATGGCCCAGAATTACAACAAATATGTGGAAGACCATTTGGCCTTGGATTTTACTACAAAACTGGTNNNNNNNNNNNNNNNNNNNNNNNNNNNNNNNNNNNNNNNNNNNNNNNNNNNNNNNNNNNNNNNNNNNNNNNNNNNNNNNNNNNNNNNNNNNNNNNNNNNNNNNNNNNNNNNNNNNNNNNNNNNNNNNNNNNNNNNNNNNNNNNNNNNNNNNNNNNNNNNNNNNNNNNNNNNNNNNNNNNNNNNNNNNNNNNNNNNNNNNNNNNNNNNNNNNNNNNNNNNNNNNNNNNNNNNNNNNNNNNNNNNNNNNNNNNNNNNNNNNNNNNNNNNNNNNNNNNNNNNNNNNNNNNNNNNNNNNNNNNNNNNNNNNNNNNNNNNNNNNNNNNNNNNNNNNNNNNNNNNNNNNNNNNNNNNNNNNNNNNNNNNNNNNNNNNNNNNNNNNNNNNNNNNNNNNNNNNNNNNNNNNNNNNNNNNNNNNNNNNNNNNNNNNNNNNNNNNNNNNNNNNNNNNNNNNNNNNNNNNNNNNNNNNNNNNNNNNNNNNNNNNNNNNNNNNNNNNNNNNNNNNNNNNNNNNNNNNNNNNNNNNNNNNNNNNNNNNNNNNNNNNNNNNNNNNNNNNNNNNNNNNNNNNNNNNNNNNNNNNNNNNNNNNNNNNNNNNNNNNNNNNNNNNNNNNNNNNNNNNNNNCTCAGAAATACAGGCAAAGGCACAGGGAGCAATTGATACTGCAGAAGATCAAATGCGCATGAACAAGCAATGTTGGCTACATCACTGTAGTTGTTTATATGATCTTGGTGGTTAATAATCAATGAAAACATATGGAATATTAGCATCTGTTCAGACACTCATAAAATTAAGAGGttttaactatttatttttcCACACTGATCATTAATCATGTCCTAGTAAACTGCTTACTGTTATCTCTCACATTTTAGGCATTTCGAAACGAAGAAATATATCACATCAAAAACTTCTTACATGACTAGGAATCTACAGGAGCACTTCTTTACAGCACTAGAGAATTAAGCCACCGATTAGTCGCGAAGAGTCTTTATATCATCCACAAGTTCTTGAAGTTCCAATGAGGGTACCGGACAccgggtgggaaaccaaaaaagaagGCGTGTTAGATTGTCCCACATTGTTTCACCTCATGTCTGTATTCTTAACATTAACATGCTAGGTAGGGGTGGTTGGCAACTGGTAGTATAAGTATCAAgagataattatttaattgagtACACTAGAAACATGGAAACAATCTCAATTACAAAAACTATATTCCTTCTCCAGATTTGGATATTGCTAAATGTTTCCTCCAGTTTTGCTCACAGTCAATTTCCAGCATTTAGGAAGCTCCAACTTCCATCACGAATCGTTGGCCCTGAATCTGTTGCGTTCGATAAAAAAGGTGATGGACCTTACACTGGTGTTGTAGATGGCAAAATAGTCAAATATGAAGGTCCAAAAATTGGATTCACTGATTTTGCTATAACATCACCAAATAGGTAACTAAATTCAatttctaagcttgacttctttttttttggaaactCGGTGAGCACTTTGTGCGCACTGGGAAAACCCCCATTGTGTAATAGCCTGCAAACCACATAGGGGATATAAACCGCATTCGGCAAGCCCTATGCAACAGACTCACAACGCATTGAGGGGGGATCGATTCCGGGTAATCCAAACCAACCGAGTCATCCTAAAggattaacttttatttttgtcttgtCCTTATTTTATGCACTTTTAGGACCAAGATAAGATGTGATGGCACAAATGACCTAAAATCACAACGAATATGTGGGAACCCGTTGGGGCTTGAGTTTTACAGAAAAACCGGTGACCTCTACACAGTTGATGCATATTATGGAATTTTGGTGGTTGGACCAACCGGAGGACTTGCTACACAACTTGTTACTAGCTTTGAGGGTACTCGTTTTGGCATTCTCGATGCACTAAACATTGACCAAAAAACCGGAGTCATTTATTTTGTAGATGCAGGAGCAATATTCCGGATTGGGTTTGTCCCTCTAAAACTTATTTTGCAAAAACTACATTTAATATGCAAAAAGAGGTAAACTAACTGAATTTGAAACTACTTGGCAGCAGCAGGACTAAAATAGTTGAAAGGGAGATTGTTCAAGTATGATATAAGAACAAAACAAGTCACTTTATTGCTAAGTGGACTTTCAGGGACAGTAGGGTTGTCACTCAGCAAAAGGATAGTTCATATGTCTTGATCACAAAATATATTGCTCAAAGAATTCGGAGGTTTTGGCTCAAAGGTCCAAAAGCAAATTCATTCGATGTTTTCAGAAAGGTTGAAGGAATTCCAGATAACATAAGAAGGACTGTGTTGGGGGACTTTTGGGTGGCTATTGCCAGCACGAAACAAAATGTCACATATTCGATAAGACAAAGGATCAATCAGTTGGGAAAGGTTGTGGAAATGCGTAACTTCACAGCTCAATATAATGATACTCCTCTTGGGATTACTTTAGTTAAAGAATATAAAGGCAAGCTTTATGTTGGGTCTTTAGACCAGAACTTCATTGGTGTTTACAGAGCTTATGTTGGGTCTTTAGACCGGAACTTTGCCGGAGTTTACACAGTTTGATGTCTTCCGCTTTTCAATAATAAGCTTTATGATATATAGACATTTAGGGTACTAcctacaacaaataaaaatgctGCAGATAACACTTATATCTGTACTATATCTGCATAGTGATCTTGAACCTACAAAAGTAATTtcttactaataaaattatgcattTTCCATGTAATATCAATTCCCAGTTGGTTAATGTAtacaaaattttagtttttcttttcacCCTTAGTACTTTTGACATTTCTACTCACCTATTGGAATAGGAATCACACTAGGTGGCAGGTCTAGTTTGTATGATATTGATGAAAAAACTACAGTTGCTTGAAcccaaagaaaatattatacacAATTGTCGGAGGCATCTGCTGGACTATTGATGAAACAACTAcagttttttttagaaaaagctTTAAAATGTTTTGGTGCCATGAATGATTTGAAATACTATAACAATTCATCTCATCTAGTTTAGATATtgaaatggttcagcagggaaATAGGATTAATGACTTAATTTGGGAAAGTTCCATCACTTACTAGACTGTGTAGCTGAAGCTAACTAATTCTATGGCTAGGTGCCCCCCGGGGTTTGGCAttgaaattttctttcaaaagccccccccccccccacccactCCCCACCCCTCATTGTCAACTTGAAAAGAGAGGGAAGCTAGTAAATAAGAGGCTTTTGATCAGTGCCAGATTAAAAATTTTGATGTTGTGAATTCttggttaaaaattaaaatcccAAATTTTGAAATGTATATGTAACTCTCTCTATACTTGTTATTACAACTATATAGGTTTTCACTTCATAACACTTTTATATATGTCGAATCAGCAAACTCATTGTAAGATTTGTCATTGTTGTGATAGATTGTCTCATATTGGTTGAGGAAAGGAGTTGTCTCCTTATATGATCTTGAACAA belongs to Solanum stenotomum isolate F172 chromosome 1, ASM1918654v1, whole genome shotgun sequence and includes:
- the LOC125850899 gene encoding protein STRICTOSIDINE SYNTHASE-LIKE 10-like — translated: MLNVSPSMAGCRFPAFSKLQLPLRTIGPEAAAFDRKGGGPYTGIADGRIVKYQGPKVGFTDFAVTSPNRTKAKCDGKNGPELQQICGRPFGLGFYYKTEIQAKAQGAIDTAEDQMRMNKQCWLHHCSCLYDLGG